CTCAGGCAACGGCTGGGCTGGGACATCTGCCAGCACGACGGATTGGGTCAGCAGGTTGCTGCCGTTTTGTCTCAGCCTAAGATTAGCTGCACCACTGGTACCCGGCTTGATCCGCACCGTCAGGTCCCTATAGGCATGCCCCTTGCTGTCGGATTCCAGACTAAATGTTCCGCTATAACCGTAAGAAGTCGGCCAGCTTCCATCCGGATTTTGAATCTGGGCTACTTGATTGCCGCCCGCTACATAAATACCTGCACTGAATCCGCTAATCGTACTATTGGGAGCCAGTTGGTCGGCAACTATGCGAATTTGAAAAGGCTGTGCATTCGGTAGTTGCTCCTGCCGAACGATGCTGTACACAGGCTGCGCACTGGCTGTAGGTCCGCCATAGGAGCCGGCCTTGAACGTTCGCTGATCCCACCATTTGTAGCCGGCTGCAGGAGCGGACCAAGGCTCGGCTTGCGGTTCCGTGGAAGCCTGAGGAGCTTCAAAAGACAGCAATGCCGTCGGCTGATCTAGCTGTAAGTTTTTTACATCCGACAGGCTGGTATACTCCTCCTTCTTGGACAACCAATCGACGATATTGACCAGTAACACAGCGTCATCCTGCTCCTTAAAGCCGTCATACGTTGTCTTCTTGGTTCCTGTCTCTTCACGCAGATATTTCGGCGTTGCATCTTCAACAGGAGATGAATCCCCAATGAAAGCAGCTTTGCCTAGACCTACTTTTGCTACAGCTGCATAAGGTCCTTCCGCTATACCACCTCCGTTATAAACGCCCTGATCTACTGCATTCCCCCAAGCCTGATTGGTTTTAGGCAGATATACGATCCCCTTGGCTTTGGTCGGGTCAATAATCGCCAATGTTGATCCTGCGTGCATTGCCACATTACTCACTCCTGCTGTAATGCCGAACGCCTGGACAGGTTCAACAATCTGATTAGCCGTGATATCGCCTAATGCATTGTAGCGAAAGCGTATACCAAACTGGTTACCCAGCCAATCTGAGCTAACCACGCCCTGCATCGCTGCCGAGCTTTTTTCTTCCTCACTCATTCCCTTTGCAGGGTCTTCCCATGCACCACGACGGTACCCATTGATACTTTCCGATCCGTCCCAGCGATTCTTGTTGCGGTCGGCGTTATAATGATCACCAATGAAAAAAATGCTATTGCCTGCTTTAACATACTGTTCCATTGCGGCCTGTTCGCTTTGTTTAAAAGGAATATTCGGCTCCGCTGTCACAAATACATCATAATTCTTTAAATCATTATAAGTAATGGGTGTAGATTGGCGAAGTTCATGAACATCGTAGCCATTGTTTGCAAGGGCTTGGCCAAAATCTGAAAATCCACCATCAATCACCCAATCTGCTGCGCCGGCTGTCTGTCCATGTGTATTATCGAACAACACTTTTTTACCAGCGTTTTCGTTGACCACTTTGGCTGCAATGAAAGGGGCCGGGTCTGCGGGACCTTCTGCGCGTGCCGGTTGCATGCCGCCCACAACACCGGCGTACAACGATAAAGTGAAAACCATAGCTGTTGCGTATTTGAAGCTGCGGGATGTAAAACGACGAAAGATTCCCATTCTATTCCTCCTGTTAATTGGTTTAAGGCCCCTCTCAGAGGGGCACTAAATATAAATGTTAGCATTCATTTATGTGCGGACATGCGTTGTTTTGTAAATCTTTAGGAATAATGAAAAGGGAGGAAATTCCAATAAAAAAGGTAGGCTGTATGCAGCAAAGTGAGTATCGCAAATACAATTTTCCCGGCAGCCCGGGTTCTTTTTTTCCCTGTAATCAGCTTGGTGCCATTCACGATCAATACCCACACGGCAATGAGTGCTGAAATGAGCGGCAGCGTACAAATTCCCCAGATATACCAGGCGGAATAGCCATACACCATCTGATTGTTACCATAGACGACCTGTACCCCGAGAAAAATCGTATTTAGTAACGCGATGTATGCCAGGTTGGACGAAATGTGATTATTCGTTTTGCGAATAGCTCTGATCACATATCTTATGATCCATATCAGTAGGGTTGTGACGAAAAATAAGGATGCGGCTGCATAGCTGACGAGTAGCGTCCAGGTACGGTGCCAAAGTGTCGTCTGCTTCATGGTCTTACTATCCGGGGCAATCATCATCCACGTACCCTTTTCCTGATACAGCAAAATTTTAAGCTGGCCCCCCTTTTCCACAAACAGCCCATCACCTGCTGCTTGAAAAACTTTGTCTGTTGCTTCATTCTGATCCGGGTATTTTCCTTTAACAATTAGCGTATGATCATCTTGAATATGAACGGTGTATTTAATGCTTCCCAGTATCCGAATCCATTTTCCCCACCCATGAACAGGAGTAGTATCCACCTGATATACGCCCTCGATCTCTGGCGAAAGCTTCACTTGCGTGACAGAACGAGCCAGTGACTGAGAAGCGGCCTGCGGCTTTGCGGGCAGCATTTGAGCTATCGTATTGATGACTTTTCCATGAAGCAGGGTGTCTGTGTCAGCTGAATTGATGGTCACAAAAATACCGATCTTTTGGGATGGAATCAGTACCATTTCGGAAATAAAATCATCAATTTCTCCAGTAGCCCACAACATGGGTACTCCCGTCTTCAGTTGACCACGGAAAAATCCGTAGCCCAAGCCATCCAGACGGGCATCCGCTGCAAATTGCTGTGCATGCATCACTTTTACCGTTTGTGGCTGGAGTACCGCTTTGCCCTCATACTCTCCTTGGTTTAAATGAGTGATCAGATAGTGGGAAAATTCGTTGGGTGTGACGTTCAACGCTCCTGCTCCCGGCAGATTGATATACGATAAGGGTTGTTTCACATAAGCTCCATGCTTCCACTGATACGATTGCGCCAGTTCTGGATGATTTAATGGCAACTCCAGTGTCGCGCTGGGCATATTCATCGGCTGGAATAGATGTGTACGAAAGTAATCATTCAGTCCCTGACCGGTTACTTGCTCCACGATATTACCGATCAGACCGAAGGCGACATTACTGTATTCATACTGAATTCCAGGTTTGCGGATAGGTGGCTGCTTTTGAAAATACGTGCTGAGATACTGTTCTGTAGGTAAAACGCCTGCGCGAGTTGAGCTGTTAATGTCGTATATCGCTTCATCTAATCCCGCAGTATGTGTCATAAGCTGATGCAGATTTAAAGGGATATTTTGGTATTGCGAAGCTTTATAGCTGTGGAGATAGCTGTTCACGTCTTCATTCAAATCAAGCTTGTTTTGCTCGACCAGTTGCATTGTGGCACTTGCACTAAATGATTTGGTTAGCGAGCCAACACGAACAATGGTCTTTGCCGGGTCGAATACCATTTTCCGCTCTAGGTCTGCATATCCATACCCTTTACTAAAAAGAATTTGGTCTTCCTGGGTCACAACGACGGCAGCGCCCGGAATATGCAATTTTTCCAATTCTGTACTCATGATATCGTCCACTGCTTTTTCCACTGAATTAGGTGTTATACTATCTGCTGCCCATGCTGAATTAATGAGCAGATTCCAAAGAAACAACGTTGTTAAGAATGCGGATAGGTAGCCAATACCTCTATTCTTCATATTGAAGTACCCTCCTTACCTATGAAGTTGATTTCATGATTTAAACCGTGCGGTGATTGCATAGCGGAGCAGATATTTACACTCCGTATGGGAGCCATCAGCATGGCGCTATGGAATCATCGCACTTCCCTCGCGGGAGTGCGCATGATAAAGCGAATCCTGATCGAATCGCGTAAGCAGAAGGCTTCTTACCTGTTCGATCAGGATTCATACATTACAGATAAAATTAGTAATTCCAGTTAGTTAAATCATCGACTGTAAGTTTTCAAGAATTATGATGGGCCAATCCTTGTGTCACGTCTTTGCCCATGTTCCGGGTTATCTTGTGTATTGTGGCACGGATACATTTTACATTTTCTTCGATAAATCCGGGTTCCAGCAGTTCATAATGATTACCAATCAAGCTATGCTCTTCATAGCTTCCTTGTGTAGCATCTTTCCATAAAAGTTTATTATCTCCTGTGCCCTTCACCGTTTCCGATCCAGCGGCAACAAAGCCATGAATATTCGCCTGAACATTTTCTGTGTTCACAAGCTGGTTGCCATACACCGCATAAGCGATCATTTTACGCTGGTATGTTTCATTCAACAGCTCACGATAGGATTCGGGAACCTGTTCCAGCATGGCATGAATTTCCTGCTCTGTTTCTTCATCTGTGAAAGGCAGAGCTTCTGCCCTTTTGACCGAATCGAGCATTAAAATATCGGATACAGTATGACCTTGACGCTCCAGTGTGCCGGCAACCTTATGCGCCAGATTCCCACCTATAGAATAACCAAGCAGCACATACGGACCTTGCGCCTGCGTGCTGATGATTAAATCAACATATCGTGCCAACATTGCCTGCTCATCCGTAACATCATCTACGAACTCTAATCCATACACAACTGCATCTTGGTCCAGTTGTTTTGCAAGCTCTGCGAACGACAGTCCGTATCCAAGCATAGGAGGAAAGCAGAAGATGGAAACCGGACCGTGTTCATTCAACCGAATGATTGGACTATCGACCTTGTAGTCCAGATCGGCTTTCAATAATGTGAGCGCCTGCTCTTCTATGGTCGGGAACTCCAGAACACTACGGATGGGCAGCTCAATATCTGTAGCAAGACGAACTTTGCGTATAAGCTCCAGTACTTTCAAGGAATGTCCACCCAACGTGAAAAAGTCATCGTGGATTCCCACTTGCGGGATTTCAAGCACCTCCTGCCAAATAGCTGCCAGCAACTGCTCCACATCGGTTCGTGGTGCGACATATTCTATCCCCGTGTGCAATGCTTTGTCCGGCACAGGTAAAGCTTTACGGTCAATTTTGCCGTTAGTCGTCAGCGGAAACCGATCCAGCTGTACAAAAGCGGACGGAATCATATAGCTCGGCAGACTGGCCGACATCACAGTTCGAAGCTCACGGATGGTCAGCTGTTCATCGGCAGTGAAGTAAGCACATAATTGCTGCTGACCTGCTCCATCCCGCAAAGCGATAACAACGCTATCCCGTACAGAAGGTACACTTGCCAGTCTCGTCTCCACCTCGCCCAGCTCAATCCGGTAACCGCGAATTTTAACCTGTTGATCAATCCGTCCAGCGTATTCCAGTATGCCGTCTTCACGCCAGCGAACAAGGTCCCCAGTACAGTACAGGCGATCTCCGTCCACCCACGGATTAGCAAGAAATCTCTCAGCCGTCAGTTCAGGGCGATTCAAATAACCACGCGCAACTCCGTCTCCACCAACAACCAGCTCACCCCAGGCTCCGACCGGTTGCAAGTTAAATGATGAGTCCACAACATACGCCGTCGAATTGCAAATGGGACGTCCGATTGGCACAGAATCCAGCTGTTCTTCCGTAATGTGATATGTCGTCGAAAAGGTTGTATTTTCCGTTGGTCCATAGCCATTAATGATGTTCATATGCGGATTATCGCGCAGGACCCGGTTAATATGGGGTGCAGACAAAACATCACCACCAACCAACAAATACTTCACATCACCAAAAAGTTTACTATCCTGCTGCGAAAGCTGATTAAATAATGGTGTGGTCAGCCACATCATGTTGACGTGATGATCCTGTATCGTCTCTTTCATCTTGGCTGCGTCCAAAAGATCATCCTTATGCAAGAGAACAAGCTGACCGCCGTTCAGCAGTGCACCCCAAATTTCAAATGTAGATACATCAAATACAAACGCACATGTCTGCAGCATTCGGGTTGATTCATCAAATGGGACATAATCCGTATTGCGGACGAGACGCACAACACTTCGGTGCTCAACTACGACACCCTTAGGCTTACCTGTTGAGCCTGAGGTATAAATGACATAAGCGGCATGATTACTCGCTCCATCTATACCCGGATTGGAAGCATCTGCACTGTACGACTTATCATCATTCAGATTGACAATCTGTCCGTCAAAATAGCACCGATCCAATAAATCCTGCTGAGCCAACAGGAGCTTGGCTCCTGAGTCCTCTAGCATATAACGGATACGATCCTCTGGATATTGAGGGTCTACCGGCACATACGCGCCTCCAGCCTTCAAAATAGCAAGGGTTCCGATAATCATATCCAACGAGCGCTCTGTCAAAATGCCCACAGGTTCATCAGGTTTAATCCCTGCATCCCGCAGTGTCCGCGCTAATCCATTGGCTGTCTCATTGAGCTCCCGATAGGTCAATGTTTGATGACCCAAAGCTACGGCAATATGATCTGGTGTGCGTTCTGCCTGCTCCTCAAACAGTTTATGAATCGTCTGATTGTCTGGATATGCAGAGGAAGTGTCATTAAACTCTCTAGTAATTTGCTGTTTTTCCGCCGCTGTAACCAGTTCCAGCTCTTCTACGCGAACATTTGGGTTAAGCAAAGTTTGCTCCAACAGGTTCACAAAATGTCCATGCAGACGCTCAATGTCTGTTTGATCATAATTTAACGCATTATACATAAAACGAATCTTCACGCATTCTCCCGGCATTACAACTACATTCAGATCATAGTTGGTCTGCTCAAGAGCTACCACGTTGGAAATCGGGGAAAGTTCCTGCCCATCAATTTCCATCTCCTCGACCTGCTCATCCACCGGATAATTTTCAAACACCATAATATGGTTAATTAAATCCTGTTTCTGGTCAGTCAATGCCTGAATTTCAAACAGTGGGTACGTATCATACGCATGAGAAGCCAGCGCCTGTTCCTGCGTTTTCTTCATAACTTCTGCAAAAGATTCCCCTGCCTCACTAAAGATGCGAACGGGAATGGTATTAATGAACAAGCCGATAATACCCTCGACTCCGATAATATCCGATGGGCGGCCTGAGACGACACTACCAAATACGACATCACGGTGGTTGTTATATTTTTGCAGCACAATTCCCCATACGGTTTGTAATAACGTATTCATGGTTACCTGATATCGCTTAGCCGTCTCCTCCACCCGGAGGGTAAGCTCACGCTCCAAAACCGTCACCCAATCACTAGCTGTATAGCCTCCACTCTTGCGGCCGGATTTTACAGCTGGTAGTGCTGTTTGCTGCTCATACCCGGATAAATAGCTGCTCCAGTAATCAGTTGCCGCCTTGCGATCCTGTGCTTCCAGCCATTCAATAAAGCGGCTGTACGGCACTGCCGGTGCCAGCTCCGGCACTCTGCCCTCCTGAAGTGCTGCATAGCTCTCAAACACTTCTTTATTTATTAGGGACAGACACCAGCCGTCCATGACGATATGATGGAAGCTCCACACAATATGGTAACTGTCTTCCCCGGTGCGCAAAATCGCTATACGCATCAGGACATCCCGACGCAGATCAAATCCCCTTGCTTTATCTTCCAACTTGAAGTTCTTCAGCCAAATGCCCCTTGTATCGCTATCCAACTCGCGTAAATCTTCATAATAGAAGCCACAATCCCGATTTCGGTAGACCACCTGCAACGGCTCCGTATCCCGGCCGAAATAAAAATGTGTACGTAGCACCTCATGTCGCCGAACCAGCATATTCAGACTTTCTGCAAAATTCCCGATGTCTATCCGACCCCGCATATCATAAGAAACCTGCTCAAAATACGCGTCATTCGCGGCTGCTTGACTATCAAGCTGGCTGTGAAACAACATCCCTTTCTGCATCGGGGTTAGTGCATATACATTGTCGATCTCACCCGCAGCGCCCATTTCAGATAACAGGCTGTCCAAGCCCTCCACACTCATTCCTTTATAGGAAATATCACTTGGGGTCAGCTCTGGGTGTTCTTTATGGGTGCAATGTGTCAAAATTTCGCGCAAGCTCGATTCCAGTAATCTCGCCAATCGCTCAATCGTCTCTGGTCGGTAGCTGGTACGGCTATAGCTAATTGTCAGCCCCAACTGACCTCCCGAAATGATGCCGCCAAAATCCAGTGTATATGTCCGAGCCATTGTCGGGCTAAGTGGCATCCCCCCCTCATATGGGGATGACTGCAAGTCGTTTCCTTTCATATCCTGATCGAACTGTCCCAAATAGTTAAAACTAATTTCAGGAGCTGTCGTAAATATGGCTGAAGGTCCCTCCGATGCCTGTGTCTGACTGTCGAATAAATATTTCAGTGCGCCGTAGCCGATCCCTTTTTGCGGGATACTGCGCAGTCCTTCCTTCACATGTTTGATTCGCTGCGAAAGAACAGTTTCTTCTGGCATATCGAGTAAAACAGGATATTGGCTTGTAAACCACCCTATCGTCCGGGTAATATCCACCTCTGATAAAATGGGTTCACGTCCATGTCCCTCTAGATTTATCAGGAAACGATCATTTCCGCTCCATGCCTGTAACGCCATTCCTACCGCAGTCAGCAACAGGTCATTAATTTCTGTACGGTAGGCACGATTGGCCTGCTTGAGCAGTTGCTCTGTCTCTGCATTTGTCCATAAAGCAGTAACCGACTCACTATCGCCAATCAATGGCTTATCGTGCTCGTTATGTCCGTAATCCTGCGGCAAAGGAGCCAGTTCCGCTTGTGCAAGCTCCTCCCAATACGCCCGCTCACGTTCCATGGCCGGACTGTTGGCATAGGCGTGCAGCTTTTCGGCCCACGTTTGGAACGAATCCGTCTTGTGAGGTAACTGAATCACCTGCTCACCCTTGGAGGCTTGCTCATAAGCTGTCGCCAAGTCCTCAAATAAGATGCGCCAGGACACTCCATCTACCACCAAATGATGAATTGCGACCAGCAGATGATCCCCATCCGGGCAACGGAACAGGCCGAGCCTCATCAACGGCCCTTCGCTTAGAGAAATACCTGATTGAATTTCATTGCATTTGGCTTCAATTATCTTCGCCAAGTTCCCTTCAATAGCATCACTGTTCCTATAGTCAAAGCACTCCAAATGGTACGGTTCGCCTTCATCTACACCTCGGTTCCATGCTGTATATCCGTTCTCCGACGACCGAAAAATCATACGCAATGCATCATGATGCGTTGTAATCTGATGGAGCGCCTGCCGAAGTGCCTGTTCGTCATAGCCTTCCTGTCGATAGAGCATGACCGATTGGTTGAAATAGTGTGGTTCATCTGTTGGCTGTTCAAAGAACCAGCGCTGAATCGGTGTAAGCACAACATTTCCGGTAACCTCGCCCTGCTCGGCTACTCGGTTAACTGGCTGAATATAAGTACTTAGATCCGCAATTGTCGGGTATTTAAACAAGTCCTTCATTTCCAGCTTGTATCCAGCCTGAAACAAGCGAGACGACACTTGAATGGCCTTGATGGAGTCGCCACCCAAATGGAAGAAGTTATCCTGTATCCCAACCTTCTGAATACCTAGGATGGCTCCCCATGCCGCAGCCAAAGCCTGTTGAACATCCGTTTCAGGTGCCACATAATCCATGCCTGTATCGAGATTATGCTCAGGCAGAGGTAGTGCCCTGCGGTCTACTTTGCCATTTAGCGTCAAAGGCAGTCTGGAAAGACGTACAAAGTAAGAAGGCACCATATAGCTCGGCAGATCCTGTGATAGAGCGTTACGTAAGTCGCTAGCGCTTAGTTCGCTGTCTGTTACAAAATAGGCACACAGCTGTTTTTGCCCGTGATCATCCTGTCGCACTATCACAACCGATTCCTTCACACCTGCAATCGTGGACAAACGGGTTTCAACTTCACCCAGTTCGATGCGATAGCCGCGAATTTTGACCTGCTCATCCATTCTTCCCTTGTACTCCAGTACGCCATCAGCACGCCAACGCACCAAATCCCCTGTACGATAGCAATATTCTCCAGGCCGGAATGGACTTTCAATAAACTTTTCTGCCGTAAGCACAGGCCGATTCAGATACCCGAGTGCCACGCCATCGCCACCGAGAAGGAGTTCGCCCCATGCCCCCACAGGCTGCAATTTTAACGAACGATTGACCACATAAACGGTGGAATGATCAATCGGACGCCCAATGGGAACACCTTGAGTTTGCGGTTCCATAATTTCATAGGTGGTGGAAAAGGTTGTGTTCTCCGTCGGCCCATAAACATTACTCAATCGAAGGTGCGGGTACTCCTTCAGCACGCGGTTAGCGTGTGGTACGGACATCACATCACCACCCACGAGCAATTCCTTCAGGGATGCAAACACTTCAATGTCTTGCTGTGAATGCTGATTAAATAAAGCCGTGGTCATGAACATGGTGTTAATCCGATACTTATTCATCGCCTGTTTGAACTTGGCAGCATCCAAAATAGTGTCATGATTTACTACATATAATTGGCCACCGTTCAGCAGCGTTCCCCAGATTTCAAATGTGGAGGCATCGAATACAACTGCACCCATTTGCAGCATACGCGTATTTTCGTCAAGCGTGGCGTAGCTAGTGCTCTTCACCAATCGTACGACATTACGGTGATTGACCATAACGCCTTTCGGCTTGCCTGTCGTACCAGAGGTGTATATGACATGCGAAAGATCTAAGGCAGATCCCCCATTTGAAATAGCATCTGATCCATGGGTATGAGTGTAGCCTTCAAATTCACTGCTCCATAGTTGTGCATCGCTCAAATCGATGACTGGAATACCTGGTTCAAAAGAAACCTGCTCACGTCGCTGTGACAGTAACAGCTCGGCACCGGAATCCTCTAGTAAATAACGGATGCGTTCTTCCGGATACTCGGGATCAATAGGAACGTAAGCCCCCCCTGCCTTCAAAATAGCCAGCATGCTCACGACCATTTCAATGGAACGCTCAGCCACTATCCCTACTCGCTGTATCTGAGTCCCGGACCCGTGCCGTATCCCATGGGAAGTAAGGAGGCATGCCAAACGATCGGAACGCTCATTCAGCTCGTGATAAGTGAGTTGTGTGTCCGCAAAGGTGATCGCTAGTCGATCTGGCGATTGTGCAACCTGTTCCTCGAATAGCACATGCATTAATTGATCCCGTGGATACGGAGAGTCTGCTGCTGTAGTGCTGAATTGCTTCACCAGCTGCTCTTTTTCTTGGATCGAAACCATTTCTATAGCCGCAAGAGCGATCTCCGGCTGTTCTATAACCACATTGATTAGCTGCTGTAAATGTACAGCCAGTCGTTCGATGGTTTCGCGTTTGTACAAACGGGTTCCGTATTGAAAACCGCAGGCAATTTGTTCCCCATCCTCCTGCGCGAACAGACTTAGATCAAATTTAGCCGTCGTTTGTTCACTCGGATAAGGTGCTAATTGCAGCTCTGCCAGCTGCTGCTCTGTTTGTTCCAGGTTTTGTAGAGCAAACATAGTATCAAATAACGGATTGCGGCTTAAATCTCGATCCACACCCAGCTTTTCTACCAGCTCTTCGAACGGATAATCCTGATGTTCAAAAGCCTTTAACGCGTTATCCTTGACCTCCAGCACATAATCGCGGAATGTTTTCCCGCCTTCCGGATAATTACGGATTGCCAGTGTATTGACGAACATACCGATCAGATTGCCAAGATCAGCATGAGGCCGTCCCGCGATTGGTGAACCGACAATGATATCCTCCTGCCCGCTGTATTGGCTAAGCAAAGCCGTATAGGCAGCCAACAGCACCATATATAAAGTCGATTCGGTCTGCATCGCAATGCTTTTTAATCCTTCGCTTTGCCGTTGATCGAGCGTAAATTCTAGTACATCCCCTTCAAAGCTTCTCACC
This window of the Paenibacillus polymyxa genome carries:
- a CDS encoding non-ribosomal peptide synthetase — its product is MKALFEKEKNYWSHKLESEDHITCLPYTNHVSKDTAATSSNFLTYTLTFPSEISQRILSITGGAPWAVFMVLLAGVESLLHKYTGEESVLLGIPVAKSGNGATKPINHLLLLKNTLDSSTTFKTLLSQIKTSVSEAIEHQNIPFWNYTEGLEILRNKDDKPLIHTTASLRNIHISDFLHHVQSELDFQFQWENAAVSLNVKYSSDRYDQMTIERFVEQLLRLYTVVLHQPELEICTAQVLSEQEVEQLVHTFNDTAVDYPRDASIHELFEIQAKQVPQQVAVVSGPNSLTYEKLNEKANRLAHFLRKQGIRTEQTVGIVAERSIEMIVGMLAILKAGGVYVPIDSDYPDERVRYLLEDSETKILLVQKMEHRPTDFKGIVLDLSDDAIYETDDADRCNSVLSYDNGMSTDTGNMGYVDCLNPLYSISASPELASTTTIPTEDTQSEQAKPIQQVYAAEEQPKATAADRLAYIMYTSGTTGQPKGVMVEHRNVVRLVKHANYARLDADTRILQTGSVVFDASTFEIWGALLNGGQLVLVSQDVILDVLKLKEAVRSHSITTMFLTTPLFNQLSQQDLALFEGIRELLVGGDVMSVPHMNRVLKAHPSLRISNIYGPTENTTFSTVHAINGVQSESVPIGRPIHNSTAYVVDRSMQLQPVGVWGELLVGGDGVARGYRNRPDLTAEQFIDSPFCNGERCYRTGDLVRWNADGTLEYKGRIDAQVKIRGYRIELGEVEAQLLKLEAVREAVVIAREDEQGQKQLCAYVVTHADVQLSELRSALNRELPSYMVPSYFVQLEQLPLTPNGKVDRRALPRPEGGISSGAEYVPPQNQLQAQLVIIWKEVLEIERIGIKDNFFEAGGHSLRATHVISLIHKQLHKNVQLKDLFQHPTIEQFAQVIEALEQTTYESIPVSENKPFYAVSSAQKRMYILNQLDGAGISYNIPGALTLIGSLDHKALDNAFRQLIDRHETLRTSFETMNGEPVQRVHNEVSFRVELIHAPGADQRETDELVHGFVQPFNLEQAPLFRAGLIEISPEHHILLLDMHHIISDGTSINVLIQDFIHLYAGDTLPSLRIQYKDYAAWQREQQQSERYQEQEDYWLNTFAGELPVLDIPTDYPRPAVRSFEGDVLEFTLDQRQSEGLKSIAMQTESTLYMVLLAAYTALLSQYSGQEDIIVGSPIAGRPHADLGNLIGMFVNTLAIRNYPEGGKTFRDYVLEVKDNALKAFEHQDYPFEELVEKLGVDRDLSRNPLFDTMFALQNLEQTEQQLAELQLAPYPSEQTTAKFDLSLFAQEDGEQIACGFQYGTRLYKRETIERLAVHLQQLINVVIEQPEIALAAIEMVSIQEKEQLVKQFSTTAADSPYPRDQLMHVLFEEQVAQSPDRLAITFADTQLTYHELNERSDRLACLLTSHGIRHGSGTQIQRVGIVAERSIEMVVSMLAILKAGGAYVPIDPEYPEERIRYLLEDSGAELLLSQRREQVSFEPGIPVIDLSDAQLWSSEFEGYTHTHGSDAISNGGSALDLSHVIYTSGTTGKPKGVMVNHRNVVRLVKSTSYATLDENTRMLQMGAVVFDASTFEIWGTLLNGGQLYVVNHDTILDAAKFKQAMNKYRINTMFMTTALFNQHSQQDIEVFASLKELLVGGDVMSVPHANRVLKEYPHLRLSNVYGPTENTTFSTTYEIMEPQTQGVPIGRPIDHSTVYVVNRSLKLQPVGAWGELLLGGDGVALGYLNRPVLTAEKFIESPFRPGEYCYRTGDLVRWRADGVLEYKGRMDEQVKIRGYRIELGEVETRLSTIAGVKESVVIVRQDDHGQKQLCAYFVTDSELSASDLRNALSQDLPSYMVPSYFVRLSRLPLTLNGKVDRRALPLPEHNLDTGMDYVAPETDVQQALAAAWGAILGIQKVGIQDNFFHLGGDSIKAIQVSSRLFQAGYKLEMKDLFKYPTIADLSTYIQPVNRVAEQGEVTGNVVLTPIQRWFFEQPTDEPHYFNQSVMLYRQEGYDEQALRQALHQITTHHDALRMIFRSSENGYTAWNRGVDEGEPYHLECFDYRNSDAIEGNLAKIIEAKCNEIQSGISLSEGPLMRLGLFRCPDGDHLLVAIHHLVVDGVSWRILFEDLATAYEQASKGEQVIQLPHKTDSFQTWAEKLHAYANSPAMERERAYWEELAQAELAPLPQDYGHNEHDKPLIGDSESVTALWTNAETEQLLKQANRAYRTEINDLLLTAVGMALQAWSGNDRFLINLEGHGREPILSEVDITRTIGWFTSQYPVLLDMPEETVLSQRIKHVKEGLRSIPQKGIGYGALKYLFDSQTQASEGPSAIFTTAPEISFNYLGQFDQDMKGNDLQSSPYEGGMPLSPTMARTYTLDFGGIISGGQLGLTISYSRTSYRPETIERLARLLESSLREILTHCTHKEHPELTPSDISYKGMSVEGLDSLLSEMGAAGEIDNVYALTPMQKGMLFHSQLDSQAAANDAYFEQVSYDMRGRIDIGNFAESLNMLVRRHEVLRTHFYFGRDTEPLQVVYRNRDCGFYYEDLRELDSDTRGIWLKNFKLEDKARGFDLRRDVLMRIAILRTGEDSYHIVWSFHHIVMDGWCLSLINKEVFESYAALQEGRVPELAPAVPYSRFIEWLEAQDRKAATDYWSSYLSGYEQQTALPAVKSGRKSGGYTASDWVTVLERELTLRVEETAKRYQVTMNTLLQTVWGIVLQKYNNHRDVVFGSVVSGRPSDIIGVEGIIGLFINTIPVRIFSEAGESFAEVMKKTQEQALASHAYDTYPLFEIQALTDQKQDLINHIMVFENYPVDEQVEEMEIDGQELSPISNVVALEQTNYDLNVVVMPGECVKIRFMYNALNYDQTDIERLHGHFVNLLEQTLLNPNVRVEELELVTAAEKQQITREFNDTSSAYPDNQTIHKLFEEQAERTPDHIAVALGHQTLTYRELNETANGLARTLRDAGIKPDEPVGILTERSLDMIIGTLAILKAGGAYVPVDPQYPEDRIRYMLEDSGAKLLLAQQDLLDRCYFDGQIVNLNDDKSYSADASNPGIDGASNHAAYVIYTSGSTGKPKGVVVEHRSVVRLVRNTDYVPFDESTRMLQTCAFVFDVSTFEIWGALLNGGQLVLLHKDDLLDAAKMKETIQDHHVNMMWLTTPLFNQLSQQDSKLFGDVKYLLVGGDVLSAPHINRVLRDNPHMNIINGYGPTENTTFSTTYHITEEQLDSVPIGRPICNSTAYVVDSSFNLQPVGAWGELVVGGDGVARGYLNRPELTAERFLANPWVDGDRLYCTGDLVRWREDGILEYAGRIDQQVKIRGYRIELGEVETRLASVPSVRDSVVIALRDGAGQQQLCAYFTADEQLTIRELRTVMSASLPSYMIPSAFVQLDRFPLTTNGKIDRKALPVPDKALHTGIEYVAPRTDVEQLLAAIWQEVLEIPQVGIHDDFFTLGGHSLKVLELIRKVRLATDIELPIRSVLEFPTIEEQALTLLKADLDYKVDSPIIRLNEHGPVSIFCFPPMLGYGLSFAELAKQLDQDAVVYGLEFVDDVTDEQAMLARYVDLIISTQAQGPYVLLGYSIGGNLAHKVAGTLERQGHTVSDILMLDSVKRAEALPFTDEETEQEIHAMLEQVPESYRELLNETYQRKMIAYAVYGNQLVNTENVQANIHGFVAAGSETVKGTGDNKLLWKDATQGSYEEHSLIGNHYELLEPGFIEENVKCIRATIHKITRNMGKDVTQGLAHHNS